The Canis lupus familiaris isolate Mischka breed German Shepherd chromosome 19, alternate assembly UU_Cfam_GSD_1.0, whole genome shotgun sequence genome contains a region encoding:
- the C1QL2 gene encoding complement C1q-like protein 2 isoform X1, producing the protein MALGLLIAVPLLLQAAPPGAAHYEMMGTCRMICDPYGAAPAGGPAGAKAPPPGPSTAALEVMQDLSANPPPPFIQGPKGDPGRPGKPGPRGPPGEPGPPGPRGPPGEKGDSGRPGLPGLQLAAGAAGGVGVAGGGAGGGGDSEGEVTGALSAAFSGPKIAFYVGLKSPHEGYEVLKFDDVVTNLGNHYDPTTGKFSCQVRGIYFFTYHILMRGGDGTSMWADLCKNGQVRASAIAQDADQNYDYASNSVVLHLDSGDEVYVKLDGGKAHGGNNNKYSTFSGFLLYPD; encoded by the exons ATGGCGCTGGGGCTGCTCATCGCCGTGCCGCTGCTGCTGCAGGCGGCGCCCCCCGGCGCGGCGCACTACGAGATGATGGGCACCTGCCGCATGATCTGCGACCCGTACGGCGCCGCGCCCGCAGGGGGGCCCGCGGGAGCCAAGGCGCCGCCGCCGGGACCCAGCACGGCCGCCCTGGAAGTCATGCAGGACCTGAGCGCCAACCCGCCGCCGCCTTTCATCCAGGGACCCAAGGGCGACCCGGGGCGACCCGGCAAGCCGGGGCCGCGGGGACCCCCCGGGGAGCCGGGCCCGcctggaccccggggtcccccggGGGAGAAGGGCGACTCGGGGCGGCCCGGGCTGCCCGGCCTGCAGctggcggcgggcgcggcgggcggggtcGGGGTGGCGGGCGGCGGAGCCGGGGGCGGCGGCGACTCCGAAGGCGAAGTGACGGGCGCGCTGAGCGCGGCCTTCAGCGGGCCCAAGATCGCCTTCTACGTGGGTCTTAAGAGCCCCCACGAAGGCTACGAGGTGCTCAAGTTCGACGACGTGGTCACCAATCTCGGCAACCACTACGACCCCACCACCGGCAAGTTCAGCTGCCAGGTGCGCGGCATCTACTTCTTCACCTACCACATCCTCATGCGCGGCGGCGACGGCACCAGCATGTGGGCGGACCTCTGCAAGAACGGGCAG GTCCGGGCCAGTGCGATCGCTCAGGACGCCGACCAGAACTACGATTACGCCAGCAACAGCGTGGTGCTGCACCTCGATTCAGGGGACGAGGTGTACGTGAAGCTGGACGGCGGGAAGGCGCACGgaggcaacaacaacaaatacagCACGTTCTCGGGCTTTCTTCTGTACCCGGATTAG
- the C1QL2 gene encoding complement C1q-like protein 2 isoform X2 — MALGLLIAVPLLLQAAPPGAAHYEMMGTCRMICDPYGAAPAGGPAGAKAPPPGPSTAALEVMQDLSANPPPPFIQGPKGDPGRPGKPGPRGPPGEPGPPGPRGPPGEKGDSGRPGLPGLQLAAGAAVTGALSAAFSGPKIAFYVGLKSPHEGYEVLKFDDVVTNLGNHYDPTTGKFSCQVRGIYFFTYHILMRGGDGTSMWADLCKNGQVRASAIAQDADQNYDYASNSVVLHLDSGDEVYVKLDGGKAHGGNNNKYSTFSGFLLYPD, encoded by the exons ATGGCGCTGGGGCTGCTCATCGCCGTGCCGCTGCTGCTGCAGGCGGCGCCCCCCGGCGCGGCGCACTACGAGATGATGGGCACCTGCCGCATGATCTGCGACCCGTACGGCGCCGCGCCCGCAGGGGGGCCCGCGGGAGCCAAGGCGCCGCCGCCGGGACCCAGCACGGCCGCCCTGGAAGTCATGCAGGACCTGAGCGCCAACCCGCCGCCGCCTTTCATCCAGGGACCCAAGGGCGACCCGGGGCGACCCGGCAAGCCGGGGCCGCGGGGACCCCCCGGGGAGCCGGGCCCGcctggaccccggggtcccccggGGGAGAAGGGCGACTCGGGGCGGCCCGGGCTGCCCGGCCTGCAGctggcggcgggcgcggcgg TGACGGGCGCGCTGAGCGCGGCCTTCAGCGGGCCCAAGATCGCCTTCTACGTGGGTCTTAAGAGCCCCCACGAAGGCTACGAGGTGCTCAAGTTCGACGACGTGGTCACCAATCTCGGCAACCACTACGACCCCACCACCGGCAAGTTCAGCTGCCAGGTGCGCGGCATCTACTTCTTCACCTACCACATCCTCATGCGCGGCGGCGACGGCACCAGCATGTGGGCGGACCTCTGCAAGAACGGGCAG GTCCGGGCCAGTGCGATCGCTCAGGACGCCGACCAGAACTACGATTACGCCAGCAACAGCGTGGTGCTGCACCTCGATTCAGGGGACGAGGTGTACGTGAAGCTGGACGGCGGGAAGGCGCACGgaggcaacaacaacaaatacagCACGTTCTCGGGCTTTCTTCTGTACCCGGATTAG